In Polyangia bacterium, the genomic stretch CGCAGTTCCCCGATGTCTCGCCGCGTGACGCCCAGGCGCTGCGTGAATGGGAGACCGTCCGCAAGGCGGCGGAGTAATGCGCGCCAACGCATTCACCCGCTTCGGTCTGACCGTCGCGGCGGTGACGTGCCTGCTCGACCAAGCCAGCAAGCTCTATCTCTTGAAAGTAGTCGACCTTGCCGCCAACGGCCCGTTGCGCGTGGGTCCGTTTTTTGACTTCGTGCTCACCCGCAATACCGGCATCAGCTACGGCTTGTTCCAGACTGAGGGCGCCATGGGCCAGATCGTCCTGCTGGCGATCAAGGCGCTAGCGGTGGTCCTGCTTTGGGTCTGGCTGACCCGGGCGCATGACCGGCTGACCGCGCTGGCGCTCGGCCTCATCATCGGCGGGGCGGTGGGTAACGCCATCGATCGCCTGGCCTATGGCTGGGTGGCCGATTTCGTCTTTTTCCACATCAACACGGCCACTTGG encodes the following:
- the lspA gene encoding signal peptidase II, producing the protein MRANAFTRFGLTVAAVTCLLDQASKLYLLKVVDLAANGPLRVGPFFDFVLTRNTGISYGLFQTEGAMGQIVLLAIKALAVVLLWVWLTRAHDRLTALALGLIIGGAVGNAIDRLAYGWVADFVFFHINTATWRFDWYVFNLADVAIVAGVIGLLYESLVGGHAAKAP